The following DNA comes from Cedecea neteri.
GTCGGTCAGCGTCAGCGTGATGCCGCTATTGTCCGAATTGGCCTCCAGGTGTATCCAGCCCGGGCTGTTGGTCTGGGCCTGAATCGCGTTGCTGGCGATGTTATGCAGGATCTGCTCCACCCACAGCGGCGGGGCATACAGCGGCGGTAGATCATCGGCAAAATGGCTGGTGGCGCGAATTTTGCCGCTGCTCAGTTCGTTATCCAGCAGTTTGCACACGCGCTGCCAGAGCGGCGGGAGATCGACCCGCTGGTACTCGGCGCGTTCGCTGGTGAGCTTCTGGCGGAACTGGCTGAGCAGGGCGTCGATGCGCTTTATCTGCAGCACGGCGGCGTCCAGCAGTTCTGGTACCTGGGACGGATTTTGCTGTTTGATAAGCCGTACGGCTGCCTGGTTGTAGCTCATGATGGCGCTCAGCGGCTGGTTCAGCTCGTGCACCATGCCGGCCGCCAGTTCTCCCATAGTATTGAGGCGCGTCAATTCGGCATAGCGGGCGCGCAGGTCGGCAATGTCCCGGCGGCGTTTGTTGGCCTGATATTGTGTCAGCAAGTAGATAACCAGCGCCCAAAACAGTGCCGGGGACGCTATCAGCCACCAGGGCAGTTTCGCCCATGCCGGGCTGTCGCTGACCGAAACTAAAAACGGCTGCGTCGGGCTGGCCACGGTTTTATCCCATTGCCAGTAACCCTTGTTGGCGCTGCCCTGTTCGCAAAGAATGGTGTTATTCCAGCTGATGCTGAGGTGTTGAAACGTCTTTTTCTCCCCCAGCGTGTCGAGCAGCGTCGGGAGATCGATCAGCAGCGAGAGGTTAGGGCGATTCAGCCAGTAGCGGCCATTGGCTTCCGGCACAATCGCCAGGCGAGGCTCCGGGTTATCATGCCGCCGCCACTCGACTACCTGCGGCAGAATGTGCTGCACCTCAATCGTGTTTTGGCTGACGGGTAGCAGGGGAATGATGGCATCGTGCTGGGACAGCTTGACCGTGATTTCGCGGTAAAGAATGCGGAAGTCGGCGGATTTGTCTTCGTACTGCTGTTGCAAAAACCACGCACCAAGTCCCGCACAGCTAAGCAGCGTGAGCAGGAGCCAGCTGATTATCCTTAACATGTGAAGTCCTTGCTTTGGCGTTGGCTGAAATGTGGCCTAAGTATGGGGGAACTTTGGGGCAAAAAAAAGCGGGCACCGTAGCGCCCGCCTTATTATCAGTATTCACTGAAATCAATGCTTGTTACAGCCCGCGCACTGTTTGTTCTGGATCTGCTGGAAGAAGTCGTTGCCTTTGTCATCCACCAGGATAAACGCCGGGAAGTCTTCCACCTCAATTTTCCAGATGGCTTCCATACCCAGCTCAGGGTACTCCACCAGTTCAAGGCTCTTGATGCTGTTTTGCGCCAGCACCGCCGCCGGGCCGCCGATGCTGCCGAGGTAGAAGCCGCCGTGTTTGTGGCAGGCGTCGGTCACCTGTTGGCTGCGGTTGCCTTTGGCCAGCATGATCATGCTGCCGCCGTTGGCCTGCAGCTGATCCACGTAGGAATCCATGCGGCCTGCGGTGGTTGGGCCGAGGGAACCGGAGGCGTAACCTTCCGGGGTTTTAGCCGGGCCAGCGTAGTAGATCGGGTGATCTTTCACGTACTGCGGCAACGCTTCGCCGTTATCGAGGCGTTCTTTCAGTTTCGCGTGGGCGATGTCGCGGGCCACGATGATGGTGCCGCTTAGCGACAGACGAGTGGACACCGGGAAGTCGGACAGCTGAGAAAGGATCTCTTTCATCGGGCGGTTCAGGTTCACTTTCACCGCTTCGCCTTCCCCGGCCTGGCGCAGCTCTTCCGGGATGTATTTGCCCGGATTGCTTTCCAGCTTCTCAATCCAGATGCCGTCTTTGTTGATTTTCGCCTTGATGTTGCGGTCGGCGGAGCAGGAAACACCCATGCCGATTGGGCAGGAGGCGCCGTGGCGCGGCAGACGAACGACGCGGATATCGTGCGCAAAGTATTTGCCGCCGAACTGCGCGCCCAGGCCAAGCTTCTGCGCTTCTTCCAGCAGTTCTTGCTCAAGCTGGACGTCGCGGAACGCCTGGCCGTGCTCGTTGCCTTCGGTTGGCAGGCCGTCGTAGTAATGGGTCGACGCCAGCTTCACGGTTTTCAGCGTGGATTCAGCGGAAGTGCCGCCAATCACAAACGCGACGTGGTACGGCGGGCAGGCTGCGGTCCCTAAGGTGCGCATTTTCTCAACCAGGTAATTTTTCAGCTTCGCCGGGGTGATCAGCGCTTTGGTTTCCTGGTACAGATAAGTTTTGTTGGCGGAGCCGCCGCCTTTGGCAACGCACAGGAATTTGTATTCGTCGCCGTCCACGCTGTAGAGATCAATCTGCGCTGGCAGGTTGGTACCCGTGTTCACCTCTTTGTACATATCCAGCGCGGCGTTCTGGGAATAGCGCAGGTTGTCTTCGATGTAGGTGTTGTACACGCCCTGAGACAGCGCCGCTTCATCGCCGCCGCCGGTCCAGACGCGCTGGCCTTTTTTACCCATGATGATGGCGGTGCCGGTGTCCTGGCAGGTCGGCAGAATGCCCTTGGCGGCAATGTCTGAGTTACGCAGGAACTGCAGCGCGACGTATTTGTCGTTCTCGCTGGCTTCCGGGTCGCTCAGGATATCCGCCACCTGCTGCTGGTGTGCCGGGCGCAGCATAAACGCCGCATCGTGAAACGCCTGCTGAGCGAGCAGGGTCAGCGCCTGTGGCTCAACTTTAAGAATGGACTGGCCTTCAAATTCGCTGACGGAAACGTGGTCGCGGGTTAACAGATAGTATTCGGTATCGTCATGCGCCAATGGGAAGGGATTTTGGTAAACAAAAGGTTTGTTCGACATAGCTCGTTACTCCATAAAAATAAACCGCCGGAGGTTGCCCTCCAGCGGCTTTAAATCAGAACATCAGGGACATCCACGGATAACCAATCACCAGCAGCGCGGCCAGGAACAGGCCACCGAAGATGGTGCCCAGGCGCCAGTAGTCTTTGGTTGGCAGGTAGCCGCTACCGTAGTAGATAGGGCTTGGGCCGGTGCCGTATGGGGTGATGATGCCCATGATACCCAGCGAGGTCACCATCAGCAGACAGAACACTTCCATATTCATGCCTGGAATAGTGGAGGCGATGGTCAGCATCGCCGGCAGCAGCGCGGTAGTATGCGCGGTGGTGCTCGCAAACAGGTAGTGCAGAAGGTAGAACGCCAGCAGCAGGACAATGGTCGCGGTGCCTGGGGCGATGCCGGTCATCAGCGCGCCGCCTTCTTTACCCAGCCAGGAGATGAAGCCGGTAGAAGAGAGGCCATCGGCCAGGGCAACCAGGGTGGCGAACCAGACGAAGGTGTTCCACGCCGCTTTGTTATTTGTGATGTCGTTCCAGTTCAGAACGCCGGTCCACAGCATCAGCACGATAACCAGCAGAGCCGCGAGCGCAGGTTCAATCCAGCTTGCCGCGAAGATCCACATCACCAGCGCGGAGCAGACGAACACCAGCAGCAGGATTTCGTTGCGGGACAGTTTGCCCAGTTTTTCTAATTCACGGCTCGCCCATTTTGGCACTTCGTCGTTCACTTTCACTTCAGGCGGGTAGAGCCAGTAAGCCAGCAGCGGCATGGTCAGCAGTAACAGCAGGCCCAGCGGCAGGAAGGCGAGGAACCACATCCCCCAGGAGATGTTGATGCCGACGATGCTTTTCACCAGCGCCAGCGCCAGCAGGTTAGGGGCCAGTGCAGAAAGGAACATTGAGCTGGTGATACAGGCTGCGGTGATAGCCACCCACATCAGGTAAGAACCGATTTTACGCGCGCTTGGGTCGTTAGGTTTTGAGCCGTACAGCGGCGGCAGGTTAGCGATAATCGGGTAGATTGTCCCGCCGCTACGAGCGGTGTTGGACGGGGTAAACGGCGCCAGCAGCAGGTCGGCGAAGGCAATGGCGTAGCCCAGCGTCAGGCTGCGACGGCCAAGGTATTTCACCAGAATCAGCGCCAGGCGGCGGCCAAACTGGGTCTTATCGTAACCGGCAGCAAACATAAATGCGCCGAAGATAAGCCAGACGGTGGAGTTGCCGAAGCCGCTGACCGCCCATTTAAAGGAGGCTCCCGCCAGCTTGAATTTCGGGGCGGCCATTTGCTCCGGGCTGAACAGCAGCCACTGGCTACCGAGCGAAATGACGACGATCCCGGTCAGGCCGATAACGGCGCCCGGCAGAGGTTCGAAGATAAGCCCGACGATGACGCCGACGAAGACAGCGAAGAAGTGCCAGGCGTACGGCGGCAGGCCGTCCGGAACCGGAACCAGCATCAGCAACAGCGCCACAATGATGGGCAGAGCCATCATCAGCCAACGTTTGTTGCTGCCTGCTTTTTTAGAGCTCTCTTTGAGCGGCGGTAGATTGGTGGTTATTACACTCATAATGACACCGTTATAAGGAGTTAAGGATTCGTTTTATATTTCCGCTTACTTTAGTTTTTAAACTTACTTTATTAATTAAATGTTCTTGGTTAGCGGTTGCGGAAATAGATATTCATCGCTTTTTATCGGCGGTGAATTAAATTTTATGGATAGTTATATATTGCGCTTTCGGGGTATATGACAATTGATCGAGATCAAAAAAATAGATTCTGGTGATTCTTTTCGTAAAAAATAATAGTTCGCATTTCAGCAGGGTTATTTACGGCCAAAAGTTATCAGTTTGATCATTAAAAATGCGGTTCTCAGCCTCTTTTTTATGATTTTTGCTGACTCGATTCCGCTTCGCGCAAGGCCTGGCGTGTGTTTGCGTGCTGCATCTGTTAGGTAACCAAAATGTTATATTAATTTAATAAGCTGTTATCTTTTATATTTTAATTAATAACACGTTGTGGGTAATTGTGTTATTACGGTTCTTCAATAGTTTTTAAACTAACGTAAATAGTTTGGTAACTAAAAATAGTCTTATATTGTTGATATGCGAAATGGCCAATAACCAGAACGAAAATAGTGCCAGCAACCGAATTCTCAGTTTTAAATTTTAAAGTTTGGAGTCGACATTATGAGCACCGACAAAAACATGTTAAGCCCATTTACTTTACCTAACGGTACGGCGTTAAAAAATCGCCTATTAATGGCACCGATGACCACCTGTACCGGGTATTTTGATGGCACCGTGACCGAAGAGCTGGTGGAGTACTACCGCGTCCGCGCCGGGAGCATCGGCACCATCGTGGTGGAATGCTGCTTTATCGACGATTTAGGCCTGGCCTTCCCTGGCGCTATCGGCATAGACACCGACGAAAAAATTGCTGGCCTGGCGAAAATCGCTAACGCGATCAAAGCCGAAGGCTCCAGAGCCCTGCTGCAGATTTACCACGGCGGCCGCATGGTCGACCCTAAACTCATCGGTGGCCGCACGCCGGTTGGCCCGAGCGCGCTGGCCGCACCACGCGACGGTGCGGCAACGCCGCGTGCCCTGACCACAGAAGAAGTGGCGGGCATGGTGACTAAATTTGGTGAGGCCGTGCGCCGCGCCATTCAGGCTGGTTTTGACGGCGTGGAAATCCACGGCGCGAACACCTACCTGATTCAACAGTTCTACTCCCCGAACTCAAACCAGCGTGACGATGAATGGGGCGGCAGCCGCGACAATCGCGCTAAGTTCCCGCTTGCCGTGCTGGATATCACCCATCAGATGGTGCGCCAGTACGCCGACGATGCCTTCATCATCGGATACCGTTTCTCCCCGGAAGAGCTGGAAGTGCCTGGGATTCGTTTCGACGACACCATGTACCTGCTGGAAAAACTGGCCGCGCGCGGCCTGGACTACCTGCACTTCTCGCTGGGTTACTCGCTGCGTCCGTCCATTAACGACACTACCGACCCGACGCCGCTTATCAACAAATACTGTGCAATGCGTTCCGACGCGCTGGCGCAGATCCCGGTGATGGGCGTGGGCGGCATCGTGAATGCTTCCGACGTGGAAACCGCGCTGGAGCACGGTTATGACCTGGTGGCCGTAGGCCGCGCCTGCATCGCCTACCCGGACTGGACTGCCCGCATCGCCAACGGCGAAGTGCTGGATCTGTTTATCGACAGCACCAAGCGCGAAGAGTTGACCATCCCTGAGCCGCTGTGGCGCTTCTCACTGGTCGAGGCGATGATCCGTGACATGAGCATGGGCGGTGCCTCTAAATTTAAACCGGGGATCTTCGAAGAAACCGTCAGCGACGACGTTAACCAACTGGTGATTAACGTCAGCCTTGACAGCGATCGCATCGCTGATATCGCGCTGGCCGCTGGCCCGCAGGACGACGTGGAGTTCACCACTAACTTCGAAGAAATTCGTACCCGTATCCTGACCGCCAACTCACCGTTTGTGGACGCCATTTCAGGTGCGACTTCCCAGAGCGAAGCGGTGAAAAAAGCCGTTTCTAAAGCGATGGTGAAATCCAGCAAACAGCAGGCCTTTGAAGAGAGCGGCGGCGTTAGCGCCCCGCAGAGCTACGACGTAGTTGTGGTCGGCAGCGGCGGTGCCGGTCTGGCGGCGGCGATTCAGGCCCATGACGAAGGTGCCAGCGTCCTCATCGTTGAGAAAATGCCGTCCATCGGCGGGAACACCGTTAAGGCATCTGCTGGCATGAACGCGGCGGAGACTCGCTTCCAGCGCGTCAAAGGCATCTTCGACAGCAAAGAGCTGTTCTATGCCGAAACCCTGAAAGGCGGCTACAACAAAAACAACCCAGAGCTGCTGCACCGCTTTGTGGAAAACGCCCCGCAGGCCATTGAGTGGCTGGCGGATCGCGGCATCATGCTGAACGACATCACCACCACCGGCGGGATGAGCATTGACCGTACCCACCGCCCACGTGATGGATCGGCGGTCGGCGGCTACCTGATCAGCGGCCTGCTGCGTAACATCAACAAGCGCAGCATCGACGTGCTGATGGAGACGGCAGTAACGGAAATCCTGTTTGACCAGGGCGCGGTGAGCGGCGTGGCGCTGCTGACGGACGAAAACGAAGCGCTGACCATCCATGCGAAAAGCGTGATCGTGGCAACCGGCGGCTTCAGCGCCAACAGCTCGATGGTGGTGAAATATCGCCCGGATCTGGAAGGCTTTGTCACCACTAACCACAAAGGCGCCACGGGTGGCGGTATAGCGCTGCTGGAAAAACTGGGCGCAGGCACCGTGGATATGGGCGAAATTCAGATTCACCCAACCGTGGAGCAAACTACCTCGTACCTGATTTCCGAATCCATTCGCGGCGGCGGTGCCATCCTTGTGAATCAAAAAGGCAGCCGCTTCTTCAACGAAATGGAAACCCGCGATAAAGTGTCGGCGCAGATTATCGCGCTGCCGGAGAAATACGCTTACATCGTGTTCGACGAGAACGTTCGCACCAAAAACAAAGCGGCGGATGAGTACATCGCCAAAGGCTTTGTGGTCAGCGCCGAAGGGCCTCGCGAACTGGCGGAGAAACTGGGGATGGATTACCACACCTTCCTCGCCACGCTTGAGCGTTACAACGGCTTCGTGGACAATCAGTACGACGAAGATTTTGGCCGTAAAACCGCGCTGCGTAACCCGATTAAAGATGGCCCGTTCCACGCCATCCGCATCGCCCCTGGGGTGCACCACACCATGGGCGGCGTGACCATCAACGCCGAAACCGAAGTGCTGGATAAACAGCATCAGGTTATCCCAGGCGCATTCGCGGCGGGTGAAGTGGCCGGGGGTATTCACGGCGGCAACCGCATCGGCGGTAACGCAGTGGCGGATATTATTGTCTTCGGTACCCTGGCGGGCCATCAGGCGGCAAGCTGGGCAAAACGCTAAGCCCAACTGCGCTCCGGCCTTTGCCGGGGCGCAACCTTTTCAGCAAAAGGAGCCCGCTATGTCACAACCCGAAGGTGTTTATGGCTACTCCGCCGTTTTAATGGGCTCGCCCATTCTCCTCAAGCTTTTCGAACCCAATGAAACCCTCGCCTCTCAGGTATTCCGCCTGATCAAACAATACGAAGATTTGCTCACCGTGAACCGGGCCGAATCCCAGGTGATGAGCATTAATCACGCCGCGGGCAAGCATCCGGTTGCCGTCAGTCGCCCGGTGTTTGAGCTGATCAAGTGCGCCAAAGCCGCCAGCCAGTTTCCCGACAGTATTTTTAATCTCGCCATTGGCCCGCTGGTGAAGCGCTGGAAGATTGGTTTCAAGGGCGACAGCGTGCCTCCGGCAGAGGACATTGCCGCGCTATTGCCGCGCACGCAGCCGCATCAGGTGGTGCTGGACGAAGCCGAAGGCAGCGTTTACCTGGCACATAGCGGGATGGAAATCGACCTGGGCGCGATAGCCAAGGGCTACATTGCAGACCGGGTTCGTGATTTTCTCCAGCGGCAGGGCGTGGCGCAGGGGCTGATTAACCTCGGCGGCAACGTGCAGACGCTTGGCTCGCCGGAAGGCGGCTGGTCTATCGGGCTGAAAAAGCCGTTTAGCGGCCCGGAAGAGATGCTGGGCGTGATTGAGGTGGCGAACAAATCGGTGGTGACGTCCGGCGTTTACGAGCGCTATTTCGAGCTGGACGGCAAACGCTATCACCATATTCTCGACCCGCGCACGGGCTACCCGCTGGATAACGACCTGGATAGCGTGACAATAGTCTCGACTGATTCGCTGGACGGGGACATCTGGACGACGTTGATTTACGGGATGGGCATCGAAAAGGGCTGTGCCGTGCTGGCGAATCGCCCCGATATCGAGGCGATTTTTGTCACCAAACAGCGAGAGATTATCCTCTCTTCTGCCAGCCAGTTCCGCTTTACGTTACTGGATGACAGCTACCAATTGATTACTGGCAGTACTGCTTGAGCAGGCCAAGCTGTTCGGCCTGCAGGCGATAGCGGTACACCGGGCGGCCGGTCATGCCGTAATGAATGCTGGTGAACAGAATATTAATCTGCGCCAGCCAGATCAGATACTTACGGCAAGAAACGCGAGAAATATTCACCGCCGCCGCCAGTTCGTCGGTGGAGAATTCTTCCGTCGGATGGGTGTCGATCCACTGGCAAATGGTGCGCAGGGTTTGCGGCGTCAGCCCCTTCGGCAGGCGCTTGGCGTCCGCCACCACCGGCGAGCCACCGTGCAGCAGCCGGTCAACGTCCGCCTGCTCGTAGTATTTATGGGTGCCCATCAGGTTTTTCTTTTCGCGCCAGTTGGTTAACGCTTCTTCAAAGCGCGGGAACTGGAACGGTTTGATCAGGTAATCCACCACGCCGTAGTGCATCGACTTCTGGATAGTCGCCGCGTCCGCCGCCGAAGAGATAACGATCACATCGATGGTTTTTCCCGCTTCACGCAGCGTCGGCAGCAGATCCAGGCCGTTGTCCTGCTGCATATACACATCCAGCAGGATCAGATCTATTTTTAACTCCGGGTTGCTAACCATCTCCCGCGCCTGTTTCAGCGTAGAGGCGGAACCGCAGCAGCTAAAGCCCGGGATTTGGCTGACGTAGGCGCGGTTAAGCTCCGCGACCATCGCATCATCATCAACAATTAAGACATTAATCACGCATTGTTCCTTTCACTATCCCAGGGTAACTGCACAAAGAATTGGGTGAAGACGCCGGGTTCTGACTCCACCTGAATGCTGCCGCCAAGGCGCTCAAGCTGCTGCCTCGCAAGGAACAGCCCCACGCCACGCTGCTCGCCTTTGGTGGAGAAGCCTTTGTCAAAAATAGACTGAATGTGGTCCGGCTCGATGCCCGGCCCGTCGTCGCTGACCTCGACGCTCAGCACGCCGTTCTGGTAGTGCAGCAGCACGCCCACTTCACCATCAGGCTGGTCGCCCATCGCGTCCAGCGCGTTTTCTATCAGGTTGCCCAGCGCGGTAATCAGCGCCATCACCTGAAGCTCGTTCGGGTTGTCCGGCAGTTGGCATTCATCGGCAAGCGCCAGATGGTGGCCCGCTTCCCGCGCGCGGTTAATCTTGCCAATCAGGAACCCGGCAATCACCGGCGACTTAATTTTGCTCTGCAGCGTGCCAATTTCCGTCTGGTAATTGCTGGCGGTTTGCAGAATGTACTCTTCAAGCTTGTCGTAATGTTTAAGCTGCAGCAGGCCAAGAATGACGTGCAGCTTATTCATGAATTCGTGTGAGCGCTCGCGTAGCGCGTCGACATAATTCACCATGCCGTCTACACGCTGGGTCAACAAATTGATTTCAGTTTTGTCGCGGAAGGTACTGATGGCGCCTATCACCTGATTATTTATACGAATTGGCACCGCATTACACAAGACCAGGCGCCCATAGCTGATGATTTGTCGGTCCTGAATCGGCGTGCCGGTGTGCAGCACTTCGCACAGCGTGGCCACCAGCGGCCCCGGTGGCACGGTTTTGCCGAGGCGGAAATCGTCGGGGGAGAGCAGCATTTTGCGCGCCGCGTGGTTGATGAGCGTTACCCGGCCTTCGCGGTCGACGGCAATTATGCCTTCTTTAACGGACTGCAGCATCGCCTGGCGCTGCTCGAACAGCGCGGAGATTTCATAGGGCTCGAAGCCGAACAGAATGCGTTTCAGCACCCGCACCAGCACCCAGGTGCCGAGCGAACCAAACAGGGCGCTGAACAACACCGTCCAGAGCACGCTCCAGCGGCTCTTGCTGATTTGCTCATCCACCTTGCTCAGCGAAATGCCGATGGCGACCACGCCTATCTGCTTGTGCTGTTCGTTATAGACCGGCGTAAAGACGCGCAGGGCTTCCGCCAGCACGCCGTGGTTGATAGACACATTCTCTTTGCCCTCCAGCGCCGGGAAAATGTCGTCGCCAATAAAATGCGAGCCAATATTGCCGGGTTGTGGATGCGAATAGCGAATGCCGTTCATGTCGGTCACTACCACGAACAGCAAGTCATTACGATCCTGCACGCGGGTGGCTACCGGCGGAATAATGTCTTTGCTGTGGGACTGCGTCAGGCCGTATTTGATCGTCGGATCGTCGGCCAGGGTTCTCGCTACCGCCAGCGCGGTGTCTTTCAGGCCGCTGCGGGTAGCGTTGCTGATCTGGATAAAGTACAGCGCGTAAACCACAAGCAGCACCGAGCCGATAACGGCGCATAGCATCAGCGTCACCGAGGTGCTGAGTTTCATCGGGCGTTTGGCCGTCGTTTGCGGGGGCTTTGTTTCGCTCATGGTTGTTCCGGTCCGGGGCGCAAACGGTGATTATCGCCGATGGAACCGGATTGTAAAAGCCGTGTCAGAGATAGCGGCCAATATACCTCTGTGGGGAAACGCCGAGCTTTTTCCGGAACATAGCGATAAACGCGCTACTGCTGGCGTAGCCGAGCGTGCTGGAAAGATTGCTGATGGTGGTGCCGCGCGCAAGGTGGCAGACGGCTTCCACCAGATGCATTTGTTGCCGCCATTCGGTAAAGCTGAGCTGCGTCTCTTCCCGGAACAGCCTCGCCAGGGTTCTTTCGCTCGCGCCGACCTGTTTGCCCCACCAGGCCAGGGTTTCCCGCTGGGAAAGGTCGCTGCACAGCGCATCGCAAAGCTGGCGAATACGCCTGTCGTGCGGGAGGGTGATATGGCACAGGGCAATATCCTGCAGGCGCAGCAGCTCATTGTGCAGCAGGTCGTGCAATAACTGACTTCGCTGCGGGTCGCCGGGTTTTTCAAGACCGGCGACGGTCAGGGACTGAAACAGCGGCGTGACGGCCAGGCTGCGGCTGTGGCGGTTGAACGCGTTTGAGGCAGCGGGTGTCATATACAGGTTGTGGGTCACCACTTTACCGATAGCCTCTAAGCCGTGAGGCAGGCGTCCTGGCAGCCAAAGCGCGTGGCCAGGGGCGACCACCCAGACGTTTTGCTCGCTGCGGATTTTTGCCACGCCGCTGACCGGGTAAATCAGCTGGCCTTGTTCGTGGGCGTGAAACGGTTCCTGGCTTCCTGCGCTATAATGGAGTTCTCGTACTTCCAGAAACGCTTCCTGCGGACTCTGCTGTGTGAATTGCTTTATCATTTGTTGCCTGCCGTTCGTCCGATTCTCGCCATTTCATGATGCAGTAGCGCGTAAAGACAATCTCTGTCCGCTTTACGATATCTCCCCATCCGATCGCGCTATTCTGCCACGGGTGCTCTTCTCTTTTAAAGGTGAATAATTATCATTTCGATCCTCTTCTTATAACATGATACGGTCGATATGAAACAGGGCGGATGGGTAAACGGGAACATGCCTTTAAAGGCGTTAAGTTGTGCGGTCTTTGCGGCGTGCGCGGGCTTTGCCCATGCAGCGGACAAACCGGCGGCACAGGACAGCACGATGGTTGTCACGGCCACGGCACCTTCTTCTTCCGGGCAGGAAGATGAAACCAATGTGGTGGCGCATGAGGCAGTTGCTGGCACGAAATCCAGCTCGCTGATTAGCCGCACGCCGCAGAGTATTTCGGTGGTGACCCAGGCGCAAATCGCGGCCATGGCGGCAAAAAATATTCCCCAGACGCTGCGCTACGTCGCGGGCGTCTCCTCGGAAGATGCCGGCCCGGATACCCGCTTTGACACCATCATGGTGCGCGGCTTTGAAGCCGACGAATATCTGGACGGCCTGCGCCTGCCACGCGAAGCTTGGTGGAGCCGCCCGGCGTGGGACCCGTTCCTGCTTTCCCGCATTGAAGTGGTCAAAGGCCCGGCTTCGGTGCTCTACGGCCAGGCCAACCCTGGTGGCGTGGTGAACCTTGTCAGCAAAACGCCGCAGGCCCAGCCGGGTGGCCAGGTTTATGTCAGCGCCGGAAATAACAGCCAGTTTGGCACCGGGTTTGACGTCACCGGCCCGCTGACCGACAGCAAAGAGTGGCTTGGCCGCGTGGCGGGCACCTTCTTCGACACCAAAACGCAGGTCGATCACACCCGCTACCAGCACTACGACATTGCGCCGTCCGTGACCTGGCAGCCAAACGATCGCACCAGCCTGACGCTGCTGGCCCAGCTACGCCAGGATCCTGACACCGGTTTCTACAACATGCTGCCGGTCAAAGGCACGCTGGTGAACAACCCGAACGGCAACATCGGCACCCATTTCTATGGTGGCCAGCCGGGCTTTGATACCTACACCCGCAGGCAGGGCAGCATCGGCTATCAGTTCCGTACCGAGCTGAACGATAACATTACGCTGCGCCAGAACGTGCGCTACATCAGCAGCAGCGCCGATTACCGCATGGTGTACCCGTTC
Coding sequences within:
- a CDS encoding FAD:protein FMN transferase, with protein sequence MSQPEGVYGYSAVLMGSPILLKLFEPNETLASQVFRLIKQYEDLLTVNRAESQVMSINHAAGKHPVAVSRPVFELIKCAKAASQFPDSIFNLAIGPLVKRWKIGFKGDSVPPAEDIAALLPRTQPHQVVLDEAEGSVYLAHSGMEIDLGAIAKGYIADRVRDFLQRQGVAQGLINLGGNVQTLGSPEGGWSIGLKKPFSGPEEMLGVIEVANKSVVTSGVYERYFELDGKRYHHILDPRTGYPLDNDLDSVTIVSTDSLDGDIWTTLIYGMGIEKGCAVLANRPDIEAIFVTKQREIILSSASQFRFTLLDDSYQLITGSTA
- the dcuR gene encoding two-component system response regulator DcuR — translated: MINVLIVDDDAMVAELNRAYVSQIPGFSCCGSASTLKQAREMVSNPELKIDLILLDVYMQQDNGLDLLPTLREAGKTIDVIVISSAADAATIQKSMHYGVVDYLIKPFQFPRFEEALTNWREKKNLMGTHKYYEQADVDRLLHGGSPVVADAKRLPKGLTPQTLRTICQWIDTHPTEEFSTDELAAAVNISRVSCRKYLIWLAQINILFTSIHYGMTGRPVYRYRLQAEQLGLLKQYCQ
- a CDS encoding sensor histidine kinase, producing MSETKPPQTTAKRPMKLSTSVTLMLCAVIGSVLLVVYALYFIQISNATRSGLKDTALAVARTLADDPTIKYGLTQSHSKDIIPPVATRVQDRNDLLFVVVTDMNGIRYSHPQPGNIGSHFIGDDIFPALEGKENVSINHGVLAEALRVFTPVYNEQHKQIGVVAIGISLSKVDEQISKSRWSVLWTVLFSALFGSLGTWVLVRVLKRILFGFEPYEISALFEQRQAMLQSVKEGIIAVDREGRVTLINHAARKMLLSPDDFRLGKTVPPGPLVATLCEVLHTGTPIQDRQIISYGRLVLCNAVPIRINNQVIGAISTFRDKTEINLLTQRVDGMVNYVDALRERSHEFMNKLHVILGLLQLKHYDKLEEYILQTASNYQTEIGTLQSKIKSPVIAGFLIGKINRAREAGHHLALADECQLPDNPNELQVMALITALGNLIENALDAMGDQPDGEVGVLLHYQNGVLSVEVSDDGPGIEPDHIQSIFDKGFSTKGEQRGVGLFLARQQLERLGGSIQVESEPGVFTQFFVQLPWDSERNNA
- a CDS encoding AraC family transcriptional regulator is translated as MIKQFTQQSPQEAFLEVRELHYSAGSQEPFHAHEQGQLIYPVSGVAKIRSEQNVWVVAPGHALWLPGRLPHGLEAIGKVVTHNLYMTPAASNAFNRHSRSLAVTPLFQSLTVAGLEKPGDPQRSQLLHDLLHNELLRLQDIALCHITLPHDRRIRQLCDALCSDLSQRETLAWWGKQVGASERTLARLFREETQLSFTEWRQQMHLVEAVCHLARGTTISNLSSTLGYASSSAFIAMFRKKLGVSPQRYIGRYL